One window of Oncorhynchus masou masou isolate Uvic2021 chromosome 33, UVic_Omas_1.1, whole genome shotgun sequence genomic DNA carries:
- the mkrn4 gene encoding makorin, ring finger protein, 4 isoform X3 — protein MESDIGQSSHFRSGVTCRQFLNGSCRFGSRCHYLHELPSVLPPTSQICRYFQKGGCWFGDGCRYLHIADPEAASAGLSRRGSAPVVHTPWVGHALPERRGSEPSLLQAQGFYNQGRRGAESMQTYVAHLQHNFGRQNTDITEEDVAEGSSQTLPHRRAESSHAHVPEPQASVQQCPETSAQTTVPSSTLSAQAGEWRPLVNQQQEPSSLAVAAEHGATAAFQTAQEHTESFNQSKDVTCGICMETVYEKTSAEERRFGILPNCSHPFCLSCIVTWRKTKNFHEEVIKSCPQCRVKSAFYVPNKYWVEGQPKETLIRNFKAKCSKRRCSFFMRHGCCPFKTECLYWHDLPHGYRPPRRRRSAHSHHAMSLDDLGSLQLLDYVIAMTLLDDLLDDEDDDEFPLYLSEYDDYDLF, from the exons ATGGAGTCAGATATAGGGCAATCGTCTCATTTTCGTAGTGGTGTGACTTGTAG GCAATTCTTGAACGGTTCATGCAGATTCGGTTCGCGCTGTCATTATCTACACGAGTTGCCATCAGTGTTGCCGCCGACATCCCAAATATGCAGGTACTTCCAGAAAGGTGGATGCTGGTTTGGAGATGGCTGCAG ATATCTCCACATCGCTGATCCTGAGGCAGCCAGTGCGGGGTTGAGTAGGAGGGGTTCAGCACCTGTGGTTCACACCCCGTGGGTTGGCCATGCACTACCAGAACGTAGAGGATCAGAGCCATCTCTACTGCAGGCACAGGGCTTCTACAACCAAGGACGTCGGGGCGCAGAGTCCATGCAGACCTATGTAGCACACCTCCAGCACAACTTTGGCCGTCAGAACACTGATATCACAGAAGAGGATGTAGCCGAAGGTTCATCGCAAACTTTACCGCACCGACGGG CGGAGTCATCACATGCTCATGTCCCAGAGCCCCAAGCTTCAGTCCAACAGTGTCCTGAGACATCGGCCCAAACTACAGTTCCATCCAGCACACTGTCGGCTCAAGCAGGCGAATGGAGGCCTCTCGTCAATCAGCAG caGGAGCCTTCCTCCCTGGCGGTAGCAGCAGAGCATGGTGCCACTGCTGCCTTCCAGACGGCCCAGGAGCATACGGAATCCTTCAACCAAAGTAAAGATGTGACCTGTGGCATCTGCATGGAGACTGTGTATGAGAAGACCAGTGCTGAGGAGAGGCGCTTTGGCATCCTTCCCAACTGCAGCCATCCTTTCTGCCTGAGCTGCATTGTCACCTGGAGGAAAACCAAAAACTTCCATGAAGAAGTTATAAA GAGCTGCCCACAGTGCAGAGTGAAGTCCGCGTTTTACGTCCCTAACAAGTACTGGGTGGAGGGACAACCAAAGGAAACCCTTATCCGTAACTTCAAAGCGAAATGCAG TAAAAGAAGATGTAGTTTCTTCATGCGTCATGGATGCTGTCCCTTCAAGACTGAGTGTCTCTATTGGCATGACCTGCCTCATGGCTACCGACCACCTCGCCGACGCAGATCAGCACATTCT CACCATGCAATGAGTCTGGATGACTTGGGCAGCCTACAACTTCTTGACTATGTCATTGCTATGACTCTGCTGGATGACTTGCTGGATGATGAGGATGACGATGAGTTCCCCTTGTACCTGAGTGAATATGACGATTATGACCTATTCTGA
- the mkrn4 gene encoding makorin, ring finger protein, 4 isoform X1, translating into MEQYGFPYHDSYERPSINRRICRQFLNGSCRFGSRCHYLHELPSVLPPTSQICRYFQKGGCWFGDGCRYLHIADPEAASAGLSRRGSAPVVHTPWVGHALPERRGSEPSLLQAQGFYNQGRRGAESMQTYVAHLQHNFGRQNTDITEEDVAEGSSQTLPHRRAESSHAHVPEPQASVQQCPETSAQTTVPSSTLSAQAGEWRPLVNQQQEPSSLAVAAEHGATAAFQTAQEHTESFNQSKDVTCGICMETVYEKTSAEERRFGILPNCSHPFCLSCIVTWRKTKNFHEEVIKSCPQCRVKSAFYVPNKYWVEGQPKETLIRNFKAKCSKRRCSFFMRHGCCPFKTECLYWHDLPHGYRPPRRRRSAHSHHAMSLDDLGSLQLLDYVIAMTLLDDLLDDEDDDEFPLYLSEYDDYDLF; encoded by the exons ATGGAACAATATGGGTTTCCGTACCATGACTCTTATGAACGTCCTTCAATTAATAGAAGGATTTGcag GCAATTCTTGAACGGTTCATGCAGATTCGGTTCGCGCTGTCATTATCTACACGAGTTGCCATCAGTGTTGCCGCCGACATCCCAAATATGCAGGTACTTCCAGAAAGGTGGATGCTGGTTTGGAGATGGCTGCAG ATATCTCCACATCGCTGATCCTGAGGCAGCCAGTGCGGGGTTGAGTAGGAGGGGTTCAGCACCTGTGGTTCACACCCCGTGGGTTGGCCATGCACTACCAGAACGTAGAGGATCAGAGCCATCTCTACTGCAGGCACAGGGCTTCTACAACCAAGGACGTCGGGGCGCAGAGTCCATGCAGACCTATGTAGCACACCTCCAGCACAACTTTGGCCGTCAGAACACTGATATCACAGAAGAGGATGTAGCCGAAGGTTCATCGCAAACTTTACCGCACCGACGGG CGGAGTCATCACATGCTCATGTCCCAGAGCCCCAAGCTTCAGTCCAACAGTGTCCTGAGACATCGGCCCAAACTACAGTTCCATCCAGCACACTGTCGGCTCAAGCAGGCGAATGGAGGCCTCTCGTCAATCAGCAG caGGAGCCTTCCTCCCTGGCGGTAGCAGCAGAGCATGGTGCCACTGCTGCCTTCCAGACGGCCCAGGAGCATACGGAATCCTTCAACCAAAGTAAAGATGTGACCTGTGGCATCTGCATGGAGACTGTGTATGAGAAGACCAGTGCTGAGGAGAGGCGCTTTGGCATCCTTCCCAACTGCAGCCATCCTTTCTGCCTGAGCTGCATTGTCACCTGGAGGAAAACCAAAAACTTCCATGAAGAAGTTATAAA GAGCTGCCCACAGTGCAGAGTGAAGTCCGCGTTTTACGTCCCTAACAAGTACTGGGTGGAGGGACAACCAAAGGAAACCCTTATCCGTAACTTCAAAGCGAAATGCAG TAAAAGAAGATGTAGTTTCTTCATGCGTCATGGATGCTGTCCCTTCAAGACTGAGTGTCTCTATTGGCATGACCTGCCTCATGGCTACCGACCACCTCGCCGACGCAGATCAGCACATTCT CACCATGCAATGAGTCTGGATGACTTGGGCAGCCTACAACTTCTTGACTATGTCATTGCTATGACTCTGCTGGATGACTTGCTGGATGATGAGGATGACGATGAGTTCCCCTTGTACCTGAGTGAATATGACGATTATGACCTATTCTGA
- the mkrn4 gene encoding makorin, ring finger protein, 4 isoform X2, protein MEQYGFPYHDSYERPSINRRICRQFLNGSCRFGSRCHYLHELPSVLPPTSQICRYFQKGGCWFGDGCRYLHIADPEAASAGLSRRGSAPVVHTPWVGHALPERRGSEPSLLQAQGFYNQGRRGAESMQTYVAHLQHNFGRQNTDITEEDVAEGSSQTLPHRRAESSHAHVPEPQASVQQCPETSAQTTVPSSTLSAQAGEWRPLVNQQEPSSLAVAAEHGATAAFQTAQEHTESFNQSKDVTCGICMETVYEKTSAEERRFGILPNCSHPFCLSCIVTWRKTKNFHEEVIKSCPQCRVKSAFYVPNKYWVEGQPKETLIRNFKAKCSKRRCSFFMRHGCCPFKTECLYWHDLPHGYRPPRRRRSAHSHHAMSLDDLGSLQLLDYVIAMTLLDDLLDDEDDDEFPLYLSEYDDYDLF, encoded by the exons ATGGAACAATATGGGTTTCCGTACCATGACTCTTATGAACGTCCTTCAATTAATAGAAGGATTTGcag GCAATTCTTGAACGGTTCATGCAGATTCGGTTCGCGCTGTCATTATCTACACGAGTTGCCATCAGTGTTGCCGCCGACATCCCAAATATGCAGGTACTTCCAGAAAGGTGGATGCTGGTTTGGAGATGGCTGCAG ATATCTCCACATCGCTGATCCTGAGGCAGCCAGTGCGGGGTTGAGTAGGAGGGGTTCAGCACCTGTGGTTCACACCCCGTGGGTTGGCCATGCACTACCAGAACGTAGAGGATCAGAGCCATCTCTACTGCAGGCACAGGGCTTCTACAACCAAGGACGTCGGGGCGCAGAGTCCATGCAGACCTATGTAGCACACCTCCAGCACAACTTTGGCCGTCAGAACACTGATATCACAGAAGAGGATGTAGCCGAAGGTTCATCGCAAACTTTACCGCACCGACGGG CGGAGTCATCACATGCTCATGTCCCAGAGCCCCAAGCTTCAGTCCAACAGTGTCCTGAGACATCGGCCCAAACTACAGTTCCATCCAGCACACTGTCGGCTCAAGCAGGCGAATGGAGGCCTCTCGTCAATCAGCAG GAGCCTTCCTCCCTGGCGGTAGCAGCAGAGCATGGTGCCACTGCTGCCTTCCAGACGGCCCAGGAGCATACGGAATCCTTCAACCAAAGTAAAGATGTGACCTGTGGCATCTGCATGGAGACTGTGTATGAGAAGACCAGTGCTGAGGAGAGGCGCTTTGGCATCCTTCCCAACTGCAGCCATCCTTTCTGCCTGAGCTGCATTGTCACCTGGAGGAAAACCAAAAACTTCCATGAAGAAGTTATAAA GAGCTGCCCACAGTGCAGAGTGAAGTCCGCGTTTTACGTCCCTAACAAGTACTGGGTGGAGGGACAACCAAAGGAAACCCTTATCCGTAACTTCAAAGCGAAATGCAG TAAAAGAAGATGTAGTTTCTTCATGCGTCATGGATGCTGTCCCTTCAAGACTGAGTGTCTCTATTGGCATGACCTGCCTCATGGCTACCGACCACCTCGCCGACGCAGATCAGCACATTCT CACCATGCAATGAGTCTGGATGACTTGGGCAGCCTACAACTTCTTGACTATGTCATTGCTATGACTCTGCTGGATGACTTGCTGGATGATGAGGATGACGATGAGTTCCCCTTGTACCTGAGTGAATATGACGATTATGACCTATTCTGA
- the mkrn4 gene encoding makorin, ring finger protein, 4 isoform X4, whose protein sequence is MSLSCSLDRFGSRCHYLHELPSVLPPTSQICRYFQKGGCWFGDGCRYLHIADPEAASAGLSRRGSAPVVHTPWVGHALPERRGSEPSLLQAQGFYNQGRRGAESMQTYVAHLQHNFGRQNTDITEEDVAEGSSQTLPHRRAESSHAHVPEPQASVQQCPETSAQTTVPSSTLSAQAGEWRPLVNQQQEPSSLAVAAEHGATAAFQTAQEHTESFNQSKDVTCGICMETVYEKTSAEERRFGILPNCSHPFCLSCIVTWRKTKNFHEEVIKSCPQCRVKSAFYVPNKYWVEGQPKETLIRNFKAKCSKRRCSFFMRHGCCPFKTECLYWHDLPHGYRPPRRRRSAHSHHAMSLDDLGSLQLLDYVIAMTLLDDLLDDEDDDEFPLYLSEYDDYDLF, encoded by the exons ATGAGCTTGTCTTGCAGTCTTGACAG ATTCGGTTCGCGCTGTCATTATCTACACGAGTTGCCATCAGTGTTGCCGCCGACATCCCAAATATGCAGGTACTTCCAGAAAGGTGGATGCTGGTTTGGAGATGGCTGCAG ATATCTCCACATCGCTGATCCTGAGGCAGCCAGTGCGGGGTTGAGTAGGAGGGGTTCAGCACCTGTGGTTCACACCCCGTGGGTTGGCCATGCACTACCAGAACGTAGAGGATCAGAGCCATCTCTACTGCAGGCACAGGGCTTCTACAACCAAGGACGTCGGGGCGCAGAGTCCATGCAGACCTATGTAGCACACCTCCAGCACAACTTTGGCCGTCAGAACACTGATATCACAGAAGAGGATGTAGCCGAAGGTTCATCGCAAACTTTACCGCACCGACGGG CGGAGTCATCACATGCTCATGTCCCAGAGCCCCAAGCTTCAGTCCAACAGTGTCCTGAGACATCGGCCCAAACTACAGTTCCATCCAGCACACTGTCGGCTCAAGCAGGCGAATGGAGGCCTCTCGTCAATCAGCAG caGGAGCCTTCCTCCCTGGCGGTAGCAGCAGAGCATGGTGCCACTGCTGCCTTCCAGACGGCCCAGGAGCATACGGAATCCTTCAACCAAAGTAAAGATGTGACCTGTGGCATCTGCATGGAGACTGTGTATGAGAAGACCAGTGCTGAGGAGAGGCGCTTTGGCATCCTTCCCAACTGCAGCCATCCTTTCTGCCTGAGCTGCATTGTCACCTGGAGGAAAACCAAAAACTTCCATGAAGAAGTTATAAA GAGCTGCCCACAGTGCAGAGTGAAGTCCGCGTTTTACGTCCCTAACAAGTACTGGGTGGAGGGACAACCAAAGGAAACCCTTATCCGTAACTTCAAAGCGAAATGCAG TAAAAGAAGATGTAGTTTCTTCATGCGTCATGGATGCTGTCCCTTCAAGACTGAGTGTCTCTATTGGCATGACCTGCCTCATGGCTACCGACCACCTCGCCGACGCAGATCAGCACATTCT CACCATGCAATGAGTCTGGATGACTTGGGCAGCCTACAACTTCTTGACTATGTCATTGCTATGACTCTGCTGGATGACTTGCTGGATGATGAGGATGACGATGAGTTCCCCTTGTACCTGAGTGAATATGACGATTATGACCTATTCTGA